One window of Anaerolineales bacterium genomic DNA carries:
- a CDS encoding ABC transporter permease yields MNRTRAVLRKTAWSFFTIVFVVVLNFFLFRVLPGDPARAGIRDPRLNKDAIEVIRVRFGLDKPIINCFDSLNPVKVGNCAVNPLETQFFIYAKNLVQGELGISYHANRPVVDILGERLWNTILLIGVGQILSIILGAAFGVFAAWKARTSLEYTAVGISLVAWSLPTFWLAILLLFWGSTMGLPVAGKATPGMSSFPLLQQWGDIAKHMLLPTLTYTIIYMGEYTLIMRSSLLDVLSEDYILSARAKGLNTVQILRDHALKNAMLPLVTVIAINLGFTVAGVIQIESVFSWPGLGSAIYEAVIRRDFPVLQGAFLLIAITVILANLLADLTYTYLDPRVTVE; encoded by the coding sequence GTGAACCGAACGCGCGCCGTTCTTCGGAAGACCGCCTGGTCATTTTTTACGATTGTCTTTGTTGTTGTCCTGAATTTTTTTCTGTTCCGCGTCCTGCCCGGTGACCCGGCCCGGGCGGGCATACGCGACCCGCGTCTTAATAAGGATGCGATTGAGGTGATACGGGTCCGTTTTGGTTTGGATAAACCGATCATTAACTGCTTCGATTCTCTGAACCCTGTCAAAGTGGGGAATTGCGCCGTCAACCCGTTGGAAACCCAGTTCTTCATCTATGCAAAGAATCTGGTTCAAGGAGAGTTGGGGATCAGCTATCACGCCAACCGCCCAGTGGTGGACATACTCGGCGAGCGCTTATGGAATACCATCCTGTTGATCGGAGTGGGGCAGATCCTTTCGATCATTCTCGGCGCGGCGTTCGGCGTTTTTGCCGCGTGGAAGGCGCGCACATCGCTCGAGTACACTGCGGTGGGGATCAGCCTCGTCGCATGGAGTCTCCCAACCTTCTGGCTCGCGATCCTGCTTCTGTTTTGGGGAAGTACGATGGGACTCCCGGTCGCCGGAAAGGCGACACCGGGGATGAGTTCCTTTCCGTTGCTGCAGCAATGGGGCGATATTGCAAAACATATGCTCTTGCCGACGCTGACGTATACCATCATCTACATGGGCGAGTACACATTGATCATGCGCTCGAGCCTGCTGGACGTGCTATCAGAAGACTATATCCTTAGCGCAAGGGCAAAGGGTCTGAACACCGTCCAGATCCTGCGCGACCATGCGCTAAAGAATGCCATGCTCCCGTTGGTTACCGTCATTGCAATCAACCTGGGCTTTACGGTGGCGGGTGTCATCCAGATCGAGTCGGTGTTTTCATGGCCCGGCCTGGGAAGCGCTATTTACGAGGCGGTGATCCGGCGGGATTTTCCCGTCCTGCAGGGCGCATTCCTCCTGATCGCAATCACGGTCATCCTGGCTAATTTACTGGCTGACCTGACCTATACCTACCTCGATCCCCGCGTAACAGTGGAATAA
- a CDS encoding ABC transporter substrate-binding protein, producing MKKKMLFTILIAALALSACSGGGGQAQPAIVRVGWAGSPDTLNPGMAILTEAYTIFELVYDSMYELNLDGSFTLSLAESANVSDDGTVWTFKIRDGLKWHDGQPLTAEDVAWTYNLYKDTPEYPYLNGYYTPYFDTIESTPDNEVVLTLTEAIPNIESQLVFLYILPKHVWESVNKTEYENVEMIGSGPFKMAEYVQNEFVRLTANKDHFSTPPKVDEVIFQTFENQDALVQAIRTGQVDMVTEMPNTAAESLKADENIELVVGAPLAPGVTDIIFNQLDPENCPEGGICSGHPALRDRNIRLAMAHATDKQQLIDVILLGLGNPGLTLIPDGLGVWYNSSLTDYEFDPVKANQILDDAGYADTDGDGIREMPDGSEPLTFRLNWPSDSINAPRMSELLAEMWGAIGISLEPQAVDPDALTAQCCPAFDFDIMIWGWASDPDPSALLYVYTTEAIPTGSSETGYSNPEYDELYTNQQVELDFEARREIVWQMQKMVFDDVVYIIPFYDANVQAYRTDRFTGWITDQAKVELSDITSLVLIEPVK from the coding sequence ATGAAAAAGAAAATGCTTTTCACGATCTTAATCGCCGCATTAGCCCTTTCTGCCTGCAGTGGCGGGGGAGGGCAGGCACAGCCTGCAATCGTTCGTGTCGGATGGGCAGGAAGTCCGGATACGCTCAATCCTGGCATGGCGATCCTGACCGAGGCTTATACGATCTTCGAACTCGTCTACGATTCGATGTATGAACTCAACCTGGACGGCTCGTTCACGTTGTCTCTCGCGGAAAGTGCCAATGTTTCAGATGACGGCACGGTCTGGACCTTCAAGATTCGTGATGGACTGAAGTGGCACGACGGTCAACCGCTGACAGCGGAAGATGTTGCCTGGACCTATAACCTGTATAAAGACACGCCAGAATATCCCTACCTGAATGGATATTACACACCTTACTTCGACACAATCGAGTCGACTCCGGACAACGAGGTGGTTTTGACTCTCACGGAGGCGATCCCGAACATCGAAAGCCAGCTTGTTTTCCTTTATATTCTCCCGAAACATGTTTGGGAGAGCGTCAACAAGACTGAATATGAGAACGTGGAAATGATCGGCTCGGGTCCGTTCAAGATGGCGGAATATGTTCAGAACGAGTTCGTGCGTCTGACCGCCAACAAGGATCATTTCTCGACGCCGCCGAAGGTGGACGAGGTCATCTTCCAAACCTTCGAGAATCAGGACGCGCTTGTGCAGGCGATCCGCACTGGACAGGTTGATATGGTTACGGAGATGCCGAACACCGCGGCAGAGTCCTTGAAAGCGGATGAAAATATCGAACTCGTAGTCGGGGCGCCTCTCGCTCCCGGCGTGACCGATATCATTTTCAATCAACTCGATCCGGAGAATTGCCCCGAAGGCGGTATCTGCTCGGGCCATCCAGCCTTGCGCGACCGCAACATCCGCCTCGCTATGGCGCACGCCACCGACAAACAACAACTTATTGATGTGATTCTCCTCGGTTTGGGTAACCCCGGTTTGACGCTCATCCCGGACGGATTGGGCGTCTGGTACAACTCCTCGCTTACCGATTATGAATTCGATCCGGTGAAAGCCAATCAAATTCTGGACGATGCCGGATATGCGGATACGGACGGAGATGGAATCCGTGAGATGCCCGATGGCTCTGAGCCGCTGACCTTCCGCTTGAACTGGCCGAGTGACAGCATCAACGCTCCGAGAATGTCGGAACTGCTCGCCGAAATGTGGGGAGCGATCGGAATCAGTCTCGAACCACAGGCGGTGGATCCGGATGCGCTTACAGCGCAATGTTGTCCGGCCTTCGATTTCGACATCATGATCTGGGGTTGGGCTTCCGACCCGGATCCCAGCGCCCTGTTGTATGTGTACACGACCGAAGCCATTCCCACCGGCTCCAGCGAGACCGGTTATTCCAACCCGGAATACGATGAGTTGTACACAAACCAGCAGGTTGAGTTGGACTTCGAAGCCCGCCGTGAAATCGTCTGGCAAATGCAAAAGATGGTGTTCGATGATGTGGTGTATATCATCCCATTCTACGATGCCAATGTGCAGGCATACCGCACCGACCGGTTCACCGGATGGATCACCGATCAGGCAAAGGTCGAACTATCCGACATCACATCCCTTGTGTTGATCGAACCGGTTAAATAA
- a CDS encoding trimethylamine methyltransferase family protein, with translation MNNVRPRLTLLDEGQILEAHGNVLKVLNKTGVRVDSPAILHMLESKLGLKSKDRVIRFPSEVVEEAIKSAPKSIDIYDRRGNLKLNLGEDRLRFGVGVTALFYQNPVDETLDIFKRENFRDLVRLGSVLEHYDVISTVGIVRDVKEELGDMYGSLEHIANTTKPLVLLVSDEDRFPDVLDMFEYLHGREVGDMPFVIPYFNPVSPLVMNAGTVDKMKVAIERGLPIIFSNYSMAGASTPLTPAGTLTLLMAELLAGLVISQTIRKGAPILLGMLPVYFDMRTMLNFYDPQSILISVACSEMMKYYGIPHCSTSGSGTGWGMDLIAADTYWMNTLALLLSNGHLAPFIGDSLGSKSISPTTFVHCHEIIDQALRLHNGFQLDDVNSAVDEIFKVGPGKSFLNQPSTLKNYKNGYYVSGVYPRYSMEKWLEAGSPPARQVLRRKTQDMMASAPVPDEYDEFIEKGEEFIRRKFHDIL, from the coding sequence ATGAATAACGTCCGCCCGCGATTGACCTTGTTGGATGAAGGACAGATTCTGGAAGCGCATGGGAATGTTTTAAAGGTGTTGAACAAAACCGGCGTGCGCGTGGACTCGCCTGCGATTTTACATATGCTCGAATCGAAACTTGGGTTGAAATCTAAAGATCGGGTTATCAGATTCCCGTCCGAAGTCGTCGAAGAGGCGATCAAGTCTGCGCCGAAGTCCATTGATATTTATGACCGCCGCGGAAACCTTAAACTGAACTTGGGCGAAGATCGCCTGCGATTTGGGGTGGGGGTGACGGCGCTGTTTTATCAAAACCCAGTGGATGAGACCCTGGATATCTTCAAACGCGAAAATTTCCGCGACCTCGTGCGGCTCGGATCGGTGCTCGAGCATTACGATGTGATCTCCACCGTCGGCATTGTCCGCGATGTAAAGGAGGAATTGGGCGATATGTACGGCTCGTTGGAGCACATCGCCAATACGACAAAACCGCTGGTCCTGCTGGTATCCGACGAAGACCGTTTTCCAGACGTGCTGGACATGTTCGAGTACCTGCATGGCAGGGAGGTCGGGGATATGCCGTTCGTGATTCCCTACTTCAATCCGGTCAGTCCGCTAGTAATGAATGCCGGGACGGTGGATAAGATGAAGGTCGCCATCGAACGCGGACTTCCGATCATCTTTTCGAATTACAGCATGGCGGGGGCGTCCACGCCGCTAACCCCTGCGGGCACGCTCACATTGCTCATGGCGGAATTGCTTGCCGGCCTGGTCATCAGCCAGACGATCAGGAAAGGCGCACCGATTTTGCTCGGCATGCTGCCTGTTTATTTCGACATGCGTACGATGCTGAATTTTTACGATCCGCAAAGTATATTGATCAGCGTAGCCTGTTCTGAGATGATGAAATATTATGGAATTCCGCATTGTTCGACGTCCGGAAGCGGCACTGGCTGGGGCATGGATCTGATCGCCGCAGATACCTACTGGATGAATACGCTTGCGCTTCTTCTCTCCAACGGGCACCTGGCTCCGTTCATTGGGGATTCGCTTGGCTCCAAGTCGATCTCGCCAACAACCTTTGTCCATTGCCACGAGATCATCGACCAGGCTTTGCGCCTCCACAACGGCTTTCAGTTGGATGATGTAAATTCGGCGGTGGATGAAATATTCAAGGTCGGACCCGGCAAGAGTTTTCTCAACCAGCCTTCGACGTTGAAAAATTACAAGAATGGCTATTATGTCAGTGGCGTTTATCCGCGGTACAGCATGGAAAAATGGTTGGAGGCAGGTTCGCCGCCTGCGCGTCAGGTCTTGCGCCGGAAAACGCAGGACATGATGGCTTCCGCGCCTGTGCCGGATGAATATGACGAGTTCATTGAAAAAGGGGAGGAGTTTATCCGAAGGAAATTTCACGATATACTTTAA